The Ralstonia pseudosolanacearum genome includes the window CTGATCAATGTCCAGACCATCCACCCCCGCCGCCCCTTTGTTGGCCCGCACCCGCTTGAACGCCCGCTTCAGGTTCTCTCGCGTCAGCGCCGCTGCCAGCAGCGCCGACCCTGTGCTCTCCGATTCGTGTCGCGGGCCGCAAGCTTCGTCGCAGACGGGTTCGCGTCCGGCTTCACCGTCCGCTACCCCCTCCCGCCCCGCTTGTGTGCGGGCTTCTGACGCAATGCCTGTTGCATCGACACGGCTTCGAACACTCCCTCTCGTTCGGTCCTTCGTCGGCGGTCTCGAGCCTTCCCGGCGCCACCCCCAACTACTATGACCTCTGCTGAGACCCCGCTCCGGCTCGACACCGTCGCCCTTTCAGGCGCAAGGCGGGGCGTCCCCAGGTAAGAACGCACTCCTTCGCTGCACAACCGCCGGATTTACGCCGCCGCCCCTTGATCACAAGAACTTCGCGGTCTTGGGCCCGCTCGTCCTGGTCGGCACCGCCTTCTATCCGGTTCGTGTTCCTCGGCTCGCAGCTTCGCTCCACGCTTCCTCCCCACGCTCGGTCACCCTCACGCAGTTGCGCTTCGCTTCGTTCGCTGTGATCAACTTACGGTGGGACTTGCACCCACAAGAGTGCGCCCATGCTGGGCGCACCCAACAAAAAAGGCGAAGCCGCAGCTTCGCCTTTCCTCATCCCCGTCAGCGGCAATGCCTCCGCGCTACTCGCCACCCCGGTCCCGCGCAATGCGGATCACATCGGGGTTGCGTCGCAGCGCACGCATCACGTCGGCCAAGTGCACGCGGTCATGCACCTGGATCAGGAAGGTCATGTACATGGCCTCCTGGCCACCGCCCTCCTGCTCCATCGACACATGCGCGACGTTGGCATCGGCCGAGGTCAGGTCCGCGGCCACCCGCGCGAGAATGCCCTTGGTATTGCGCACCAGCACCTTGATCGACACGTCGAAGGCGCGCGTGGTGTGGTCCGCCCACATGACGTCGATCCAGTGCTCCGGATCCTTGCCGTGCAGACGCTTGGCCACGCGGCATTCTTCCACGTGGATCTGCAGCCCTTCGCCCTTGCCGATATAGCCGACGATCGGGTCGCCGGGAATCGGCCGGCAGCACGGCGAGAACACCATGGCCATGCCTTCGTCGCCGCTGACCGTCACGGCGGGCGCCTCTTCGCCGGCGAAGGCGTGGACGGCGGCGATCAGCGCTTCGTCGCCCTCGTGTCCGCCCTCCTGCAAGCCGATCTCGATGCGCCGCGCCACCACGGCGGCCACGCGCCGGCCCAGCGCCAGGTCGGCGAAGATGTCTTCGCGCGCCTTGTTGCCGGTCCACTGCACGATCCGCTCCCACACCTGCGCGGGCACGGCTTTCATGTCGATGCCCAGCTGGCGCAGCGCCTGCTCCAGCAGCCGCTCGCCCAACTGGATGGCTTCGTCCAGCTTGGCGGTCTTCAGGAAATGGCGGATCGCCGCACGCGCCTTGCCGGTACGCACGAACGTGAGCCACGCCGGGTTCGGCTTGGAGTACGGCGCCGTCACCACCTCGACGATATCGCCGTTCTTGAGCTCGGTACGCAGCGGCAGCAGCGCATTGTTGATCTTGACCGCCACGCACTGGTTGCCCAGGTCGCTGTGCACGGCATAGGCGAAGTCCAGCGCCGTGGCGCCGCGCGGCAGTGCGCGGATCTCGCCCTTGGGCGTGAACACGTAGACGGCATCCGGGAACAGGTCGATCTTGACGTGCTCCAGGAACTCCTGCGAATCGCCGCTCTGGCTCTGGATATCGAGCAGCGACTGCAGCCACTGGTGCGCCTGCTGCTGCGCGCGGTCCGGCTCGTCGTGGTGCTGCTTGTACATCCAGTGCGCCGCCACCCCGGCCTCGGCGATCTGGTTCATCTCGCGCGTGCGGATCTGGAATTCGACCGGCGTGCCGAACGGCCCCACCAGCGTGGTGTGCACGGACTGGTAGCCGTTGATCTTGGGGATGGCGATGTAGTCCTTGAACTTGCCGGGCATCGGCTTGTACAGGCCGTGCAGCGCGCCGACCGCCATGTAGCAGTGCATCTGCGTCTCGACCACCACGCGGAAGCCGTACACATCCAGCACCTGCGAGAACGACAGCTGCTTGTCGTGCATCTTGCGGTAGATGCTGTAGAGCGTCTTCTCGCGGCCGGTCAGTTCGGCCGAAACGCCCGCGTCGCCCAGGGCGCGCTGCGCGGCCTCCAGGATGCGGCTGACCACCTCGCGCCGGTTGCCGCGCGCGGCCTTGACGGCCTTCTCCAGCGTGGCATAGCGGAACGGCGAGCCGATGCGGAAGCTCAGCTCCTGCAGTTCGCGGTACGTGGTGTTGAGCCCGAGCCGGTGCGCGATCGGCGCGTAGATCTCCATCGTCTCGCCGGCGATGCGGCGGCGCTTTTCGGGCGGCACGTGGTCGAGCGTGCGCATGTTGTGCGTGCGGTCGGCCAGCTTGACCAGGATCACGCGCACGTCGCGCGCCATCGCCAGCAGCATCTTGCGGAAGCTCTCCGCCTGCGCCTGCTCGCGGCTCTGGAATTCGAGCTTGTCCAGCTTGGTGAGGCCGTCGACCAGCTCCGCGACCTTGGGGCCGAATTTCTCGGCCAGTTCGCTCTTGGTGACGCCCTGATCCTCGATCACGTCGTGCAGCAGCGCGGCCATGATCGATTGCACATCCAGCTTCCAGCCCGCGCAGATTTCCGCCACCGCCACCGGGTGGGTGATGTACGGCTCGCCGCTCTGACGGTACTGGCCGAGGTGCGCCTCGTCGGAGAAGTGGAAGGCTTCCTTCACCAGCTTGATGTCGGCCGGCTTCAGGTACGACAGCTTCTCCGTCAGCCCCGCGATGGAGACCACCTGCTGGCGCGGCGGCGCGGCCGGCTGCGAGGTCGGCCCGAACAGATGCCGGTACGTCTGCTCGAGCACCGCGTCGATGAAGAGGGTCTCACCCGCGGGCGGCTCGACCCTGGCGGCAGCCGGCGCGGATGCATCCGCGCCCTGCGGCACCGCTTTGGGCGATCGCGGCGGAAGCGCTGCCCGTTCGCCCACCAGGTCCGCACCATGCGGGTCGGGCAGGTTCGGCGCGCCCGTGCGGGGCGACGCGGAACCGGAAGCGGAGGTCGGCATGGAAGCGAATGAAGCGGAGGCAGCCCCGGGCAAGGATGCCGCGGGCGCTGCCGCGCCGGTGGGCTGACCCGGCGGGATGGCGTCCTGGTGCGCGGAAGCGCGCTTGGAGCCGGGTGAAGAAGCGGGCGGCGAGGTAGGCATGCCTGGGTCTCGTTGAATCGCGGCTTTCACGTCCATGAAAGATCGCGTCGACGATCAGCGACCGGGGCAGCGTACCACGCCAGGCGATGCAATCAGCTCAGGAAGGGACCTTCTTGAGCATCTCGATCCCGACCTGGCCGGCGGCGATCTCGCGCAGCGCGGTCACGGTCGCTTTGTCCTTGGCATCGACCTTGGGGGTGTGGCCCTGCACCAACTGACGCGCGCGATACGTTGCGGCCAGCGCCAGTTCGAAGCGATTCGGAATCTGTTTCAAGCAATCTTCGACGGTAATACGCGCCATGAAAACTCCACCTGTGGCAA containing:
- a CDS encoding RelA/SpoT family protein gives rise to the protein MPTSASGSASPRTGAPNLPDPHGADLVGERAALPPRSPKAVPQGADASAPAAARVEPPAGETLFIDAVLEQTYRHLFGPTSQPAAPPRQQVVSIAGLTEKLSYLKPADIKLVKEAFHFSDEAHLGQYRQSGEPYITHPVAVAEICAGWKLDVQSIMAALLHDVIEDQGVTKSELAEKFGPKVAELVDGLTKLDKLEFQSREQAQAESFRKMLLAMARDVRVILVKLADRTHNMRTLDHVPPEKRRRIAGETMEIYAPIAHRLGLNTTYRELQELSFRIGSPFRYATLEKAVKAARGNRREVVSRILEAAQRALGDAGVSAELTGREKTLYSIYRKMHDKQLSFSQVLDVYGFRVVVETQMHCYMAVGALHGLYKPMPGKFKDYIAIPKINGYQSVHTTLVGPFGTPVEFQIRTREMNQIAEAGVAAHWMYKQHHDEPDRAQQQAHQWLQSLLDIQSQSGDSQEFLEHVKIDLFPDAVYVFTPKGEIRALPRGATALDFAYAVHSDLGNQCVAVKINNALLPLRTELKNGDIVEVVTAPYSKPNPAWLTFVRTGKARAAIRHFLKTAKLDEAIQLGERLLEQALRQLGIDMKAVPAQVWERIVQWTGNKAREDIFADLALGRRVAAVVARRIEIGLQEGGHEGDEALIAAVHAFAGEEAPAVTVSGDEGMAMVFSPCCRPIPGDPIVGYIGKGEGLQIHVEECRVAKRLHGKDPEHWIDVMWADHTTRAFDVSIKVLVRNTKGILARVAADLTSADANVAHVSMEQEGGGQEAMYMTFLIQVHDRVHLADVMRALRRNPDVIRIARDRGGE
- the rpoZ gene encoding DNA-directed RNA polymerase subunit omega, with the translated sequence MARITVEDCLKQIPNRFELALAATYRARQLVQGHTPKVDAKDKATVTALREIAAGQVGIEMLKKVPS